One stretch of Chryseobacterium indologenes DNA includes these proteins:
- the tpx gene encoding thiol peroxidase: MNTVLLKGTPVRTYSKLPEVNKPAPKFTLTDVNMNDQSLDAYKGRYVILNIFPSVDTGVCSASVHHFNEEAGNLPNTVVLCISKDLPFAQKRFCGAEGINNVVMLSDFRSDFGWNYGVEMVESSMKGLLSRAVVVIDPSGNIIYEEQVPDISQEPNYEAAIAAVKN; this comes from the coding sequence ATCAATACTGTTTTATTAAAAGGAACACCTGTACGTACTTATTCCAAATTACCGGAGGTCAACAAACCGGCTCCCAAATTCACTCTTACGGATGTTAATATGAATGACCAGAGCCTGGATGCTTATAAGGGACGATATGTAATCCTGAATATCTTTCCAAGTGTAGATACGGGAGTTTGCTCAGCATCTGTTCACCATTTTAATGAGGAAGCAGGAAACCTTCCTAATACGGTGGTTCTTTGTATTTCCAAAGACTTACCTTTTGCTCAAAAGAGATTTTGTGGGGCTGAAGGAATTAACAATGTGGTGATGCTTTCGGATTTCCGTTCAGATTTCGGATGGAATTACGGAGTAGAAATGGTAGAATCTTCTATGAAAGGACTTCTAAGCAGAGCTGTTGTAGTGATTGATCCTTCAGGAAATATTATTTACGAAGAGCAGGTACCGGATATTTCTCAGGAACCTAACTATGAGGCGGCTATTGCAGCTGTGAAAAATTAA